From the Tachyglossus aculeatus isolate mTacAcu1 chromosome 21, mTacAcu1.pri, whole genome shotgun sequence genome, one window contains:
- the RNPS1 gene encoding LOW QUALITY PROTEIN: RNA-binding protein with serine-rich domain 1 (The sequence of the model RefSeq protein was modified relative to this genomic sequence to represent the inferred CDS: deleted 1 base in 1 codon), producing the protein MDLSGMKKKSLLGVKENNKKSSTRAPSPSKRKDRAEEKSKDRSKDKGGTKESDKDRGRDKARKRRSASSGSSSTRSRSSSTSSSGSSTSTGSSSGSSSSSASSRSGSSSTSRSSSSSSSSGSPSPSRRRHDNRRRSRSKSKLPKRDEKERKRRSPSPKPTKVHIGRLTRNVTKDHIMEIFSTYGKIKMIDMPVERMHPHLSKGYAYVEFESPDEAEKALKHMDGGQIDGQEITATAVLAPWPRPPPRRFSPPRRMLPPPPMWRRSPPRMRRRSRSPRRRSPVRRRSRSPGRRRHRSRSSSNSSR; encoded by the exons ATGGATTTATCAGGGATGAAAAAGAAGAGCTTGCTCGGAGTCAAAGAAAACAATAAAAAGTCCAGCACCAG GGCTCCGTCTCCCTCCAAACGCAAAGACCGCGCGGAGGAGAAGTCGAAGGACCGATCGAAGGACAAGGGGGGCACCAAGGAGTCGGACAAGGACCGCGGGCGCGACAAGGCGCGCAAGAGGCGCAGCGCttccagcggcagcagcagcaccag GTCCCGCTCCAGCTCCACGTCCAGCTCCGGCTCCAGCACCAGCACCGGCTCCAGCAGCGGCTCCAGCTCCTCGTCGGCTTCCAGCCGCTCCGGCAGCTCCAGCACCTCTCGTAGCTCCAGTTCCAGCAGCTCTTCGGGGTCCCCGAGCCCCTCGCGCCGCCGCCACGACAACAGAAGACGCTCGCGGTCCAA ATCCAAACTGCccaagagagatgagaaggaaCGGAAGCGGCGGAGCCCGTCCCCCAAGCCCACCAAAGTGCACATCGGGAGGCTCACCCGGAACGTGACCAAG GACCACATCATGGAGATCTTTTCCACCTATGGGAAGATCAAGATGATCGATATGCCCGTGGAAAGGATGCACCCCCACCTCTCCAAAGGCTACGCTTACGTGGAGTTCGAGAGCCCGGACGAGGCAGAGAAGGCCCTGAAGCACATGGACGGCG GACAAATCGACGGCCAGGAGATCACGGCCACGGCGGTGCTGGCCCCCTGGCCGAGG CCCCCCCCGCGGCGCTTCAGCCCCCCGAGGAGGATGCTGCCACCGCCCCCGATGTGGCGTCGCTCACCCCCGCGTATGAGGAGAAG GTCCCGGTCTCCGAGGCGCCGGTCCCCCGTGCGCCGCCGCTCTCGCTCCCCGGGCCGCCGACGCCACCGCAGCCGCTCCAGCTCCAACTCGTCCCGGTGA